Genomic window (Candidatus Bathyarchaeota archaeon):
CGTTACGTAGCCGTTTTCTATGCGGATGGTGTCTTGCTCGTTGACTTTTTCAATGTTGTCATCCCACAGTGTTAGGTATACCACGCCTGTTTCATCGCCCACTAATGCATCACATACTTTGTGGGGTGAACCGTCTCTACCCATCGGGATTTCTCTTATCTCTGTTTTGGATACTACTTTGGCCGTGACATTAACTGCTTTAGATTGCGGAGTTAAGTCGCCGACTTTTGCTTCTACAGGTTCCTTTTTGTTTTCGAAAAAACCTTCAACAGCCAATTGATTTCAACACCTATTTTTGTAGTCTGACACATGTTAGGATTCTCTCTACACTTAAGTGTTTCGCTTTGCTGTTTTTGTGGTGTTTTTAGCGTTGTACATATTAATGTGGTTGTCATTTTTCTGTTCCATGGAAAAGAGGTCTCTGTTAGCTTTAGTTCTTATTATCGTCGTTCTCACGGTAGTGGTTGGTTTGGTTGTTTGGAATCTTAATTTGTTTTCTGAGAAGTCTCCAATAGTCTATGGTTACAGTGTTATTGAGACTTTTCCTCATGATTCTAGCGCTTTTACTCAGGGTTTGGTAATAGACAATGGTGTTTTCTATGAAAGTACTGGGGGGTATGGTGCTTCTGTTTTGCGGCGTGTTGATTTAGTAACTGGGGCAGTTTTGGCGCAGGTTGAGTTGTCGGCGGATTTTTTTGGTGAAGGTTTAGCTATGGTTGACGGGTTACTTGTTCAGTTGACTTGGGAAAATAATATTGGTTTTGTATATGATAAGGAAACGTTGACTTTGCTGGGTAATTTCACTTATTTAACGGAAGGTTGGGGTTTGACTTATGATGGAAACAAGTTGATTATGAGTGATGGAACATCAAAGTTGTATTTTCTTGACCCTGTGACTTACCAGAAGACAAGTGAGGTAACGGTTTATGATGGTGAAGTTTTGCTTGAGAGAATCAATGAGCTTGAGTATGTTAACGGTGACGTTTACGCTAACATTTGGTACGAACAGAGAATCGCTATTATCAACCCACAAACAGGACAGGTTAAAGGTTACATAGACTTAACTGGAATATACCAAACAGATAACCCAGAAAACACTCTAAACGGAATAGCCTACGACCCAAAAACAGACAGACTCTTTGTCACTGGCAAGAACTGGCCAAATCTCTATCAGATAACAATAAAACCCAAAACATGACTGACTTTTTTTCTATACGATATTTATTACTACAAACAGTGGCTATGCCGCAGAAGTTTGTTGCTTTGCCGATAAACCCTATCCCCCTATAAAAAGCAGTGATTTTTCAGCATGCTTTGGTATTAAAAGTCACTAATACAGCCTAACGCCCACACTTCTATTTGTTAGAAGTTACTTGCTCAACTGGTGCCTTATCCGTTGCTAGTTGTTTTTTTATCATTAAGTAGAGCGTTAAGAATAACGCGGCGGCTATAATTGCGGCGGTGGCACCCATGATGAGCCATGCTGCCCAAGAGGGCAAAAAAGTTTGTAGGTACCGCAGGGAACCGATGAGAATGAAGAGCGCCGCTGAACCTGCCATGGAGATGCCCAGCGCCAAAAGTACAGCGCCAATTATGGTGATTATTAAGATTTTTTTGAGGCGTGGTTTTAGGGCTTCTTGTTGTTTGGTGAGGTACTCTTTGAGTACTGCTTTTAACTCGTTTAGGAATGAGATTATTAATTCTTTTAATGAAATTTTTCCGTCGTCCAAAACTTTAACCCCGCAAGCGATTCAGCGCAGCCTGCCAATCGCTAAAGAGGTATGGCTGAACTGCTTATTTTAAGGTTTTGTCACAGCGAACAAACTGTAACGCGCGTCTACTGTGCGCTCTTCATTTCCTCTCTAAACGTTTCTTCAAGCGTCTTCTTGTTGATTCCAATCTCTTCTGACAGCCGCTTAACCTGCTTTACGTAGGTTCGAAATAGGCTCTGTAAAATTTCGGCTTTTTCAGTCTCAGAAAGCTCTTTCTGCTCTGCCAGCAATAATGCAAACCACTTTCCCAAATTCGTAAGCTGATAGGCTTTTATCCAGATGATTCTGCCTTCCTTCTCATTTTTTTCCATGCTCTCATTCAAAACACCCAAGGCAGTAAGGGCTTTGAGGTTCTCTATGATGGTCTTGTTAGAATAGTTGAGCTTTCTGACAAGGTCTTTTTGATAAATGTTCTTTGAAATGCCCTGCTTCAGCGAAAAACGCAACAGATCCACACCTGCCTTTGAACCAAATATTGCAGAGAGAATCTTGTCTTTCTTCTCCATAGGAAGAAAAACTACATATGGATGTAACTTTTCATTCACAGTAATCCCAGCCTCATAAATATCTCACAATTTTACTTTTTAAGATTACGCCTAAACTTCCAAAGAAACTGGCTCCCATAATTTACAATAACCCAATTTGGGGTCAGATTTTGAAAAACTGTTTTATACTACAACCCTCGTTCTTTTGGAGTAAACTGCAAGAAGGGCGCTCATCCTCATGAAAAAATCCGCGATAACCTTGATCTTCCTAATAGTCGTATCGTCCTTGACGCTTACTTTATTTTCAACTGCACAAAGCCAAACCGTGTCAGAAGACAACATCAAAGTGCTCAGTTACAGCTGGTACGTCAACAGTGAAGGCATTCTGATGGTCGTGGGTGAAATCCAAAATGTGGGTACTAATACCATTCGTGAAGTTATATTGGAAGGAGATATATTGACCTCAGAGGGTATTCATGCGGAATGGGCTACACAAGCATGGGTTCTAGACCTCCTCCCGCAACAAAAAGCGCCATTCATTATGGCTTTTAACAACCCCCAAAGTAGCAATGGATTATGGTACGCCTACCCTGACATCACCGACGCCGTGTTCAAAGCCTACAAACCCCAAGCAACAACTGACTACCTCTACCCAGACCTACAAATAACCGACCACTCAAACATAATCGACTCAAATGGCACTTTCTGGGTCAACGGGCACATCAAAAACACAGGCACCCAAACAGCGAAAAACATCACTGTAGTCGCAACATTCTATAATGCAGAGGGCACAGTGGTAGCAGTTGGATTCACAGAAGAATTCCTAACCCCTCGCAATCTGGAGCCGCAAGGAACCGCTTCATTTAAGGTTCGCGCCTTTGACCTGCCCCAAGACGAAATTCCGGACAACAAAAAAATCAAGAACTATTCTCTTCTAATACAAGTCATGGCACCCATACTGCAAGGCGAACCGCCTGCGAATCAGCCAACTTTGCCCCCAAGCTCCCCACCCACCGCCGAACCAACTCAAAACCAAGAAACAGGCATTAACCGCCAGACATTGATATCCGCCATAGCAATAGGCA
Coding sequences:
- a CDS encoding FxLYD domain-containing protein, with the translated sequence MKKSAITLIFLIVVSSLTLTLFSTAQSQTVSEDNIKVLSYSWYVNSEGILMVVGEIQNVGTNTIREVILEGDILTSEGIHAEWATQAWVLDLLPQQKAPFIMAFNNPQSSNGLWYAYPDITDAVFKAYKPQATTDYLYPDLQITDHSNIIDSNGTFWVNGHIKNTGTQTAKNITVVATFYNAEGTVVAVGFTEEFLTPRNLEPQGTASFKVRAFDLPQDEIPDNKKIKNYSLLIQVMAPILQGEPPANQPTLPPSSPPTAEPTQNQETGINRQTLISAIAIGIVIVAIVGAVLLVKKIKTQPPKKAPSKATLRPTKNATSNQTVKK
- a CDS encoding glutaminyl-peptide cyclotransferase, translating into MVVWNLNLFSEKSPIVYGYSVIETFPHDSSAFTQGLVIDNGVFYESTGGYGASVLRRVDLVTGAVLAQVELSADFFGEGLAMVDGLLVQLTWENNIGFVYDKETLTLLGNFTYLTEGWGLTYDGNKLIMSDGTSKLYFLDPVTYQKTSEVTVYDGEVLLERINELEYVNGDVYANIWYEQRIAIINPQTGQVKGYIDLTGIYQTDNPENTLNGIAYDPKTDRLFVTGKNWPNLYQITIKPKT
- a CDS encoding single-stranded DNA-binding protein; translated protein: MAVEGFFENKKEPVEAKVGDLTPQSKAVNVTAKVVSKTEIREIPMGRDGSPHKVCDALVGDETGVVYLTLWDDNIEKVNEQDTIRIENGYVTLFKGNIRLNIGKYGKLELAETPLEAEVNTENNVSSKTYEQQRRPFRRGGGGRGFGGGGYGGRDRRGGGGYGGGRDRDRRGGGGYRPRY